Proteins encoded in a region of the Magallana gigas chromosome 8, xbMagGiga1.1, whole genome shotgun sequence genome:
- the LOC105340993 gene encoding uncharacterized protein: MARLSETRYCKEGSINPPSAGKFVPLKFRPDVYPHSEFERFVRNNGSYFTAFNIEPFPFERDRVATRMSDEDRARRAKWMKDQDLAKDEPRTHKSLMDKIKPKNAIRRLVKAPGNMLEGALTNVMSPFYASNLRVLTTRLIRLYVLGVAVTYWLKYHSKSWEKRKGGFYFLGDGAMGLEEVGYQKSSDFADYGFKDRKVLRLES, encoded by the exons ATGGCAAGGTTATCGGAGACGAGATATTGTAAAGAGGGTAGTATTAACCCTCCCTCCGCAGGGAAATTTGTTCCTCTAAAATTTCGACCGGATGTATATCCTCACAGTGAATTTGAACGCTTTGTGAGAAATAATGGTAGTTACTTCACGGCATTTAACATCGAACCCTTTCCGTTCGAGCGAGACAGAGTCGCGACACGAATGTCCGATGAGGATCGAGCAAGGCGAGCAAAGTGGATGAAAGACCAAGATCTCGCAAAAGATGAACCGAGAACGCATAAAAGCCTGATGGACAAGATCAAGCccaaaaatgctataagacgaCTGGTTAAAGCTCCAGGGAATATGCTGGAAGGAGCGCTAACTAACGTGATG AGTCCCTTTTATGCCTCCAACCTGCGAGTATTGACTACCAGGCTGATTAGACTATACGTGCTCGGAGTGGCAGTAACCTACTGGCTCAAATACCACAGCAAG AGTTGGGAGAAAAGGAAAGGAGGATTTTACTTTCTTGGTGATGGCGCCATGGGCTTAGAG gaAGTGGGGTATCAAAAATCCAGTGACTTTGCAGATTATGGATTCAAGGACAGGAAAGTGTTGAGGCTGGAAAGTTAA